ACCGGCAGGGAGAACTCGAGTACCTTCGCGGCCGTCACCTGTGCGGTGACGAGTGCGGCGACGAAGAGGCCGATCAGCGAAACCTGCGGTATGGTGGGTGTTGGTGCCGGTGGCGATGGTGTTGCTCCCGACCGCTGCTCGTGTGTCGGGGTCGCTGCATCGTCGTTTCCCTGCTGGTGTTCCATACCCGCGGGCTCTCTGGCGAGTGATCCTAAACGATGCTATTCGCACGGCCCGCGGCTGGCGGCGACGACGAAGCGCGATCTGCCGCGGTGCGGACAGCCGCTCGACGATGGTGGGACGGGTTGCGAGCGCCAGCCGACAGTTGGGGTGAACCTACGTACCCGCTAATGAAGACATTCGATACCGAAGTCGTTCGGTACTGCCGCTAAGAACAACTGTCTGTCGCCATCTCGGCACACGGCCCGAACATCATCGGCCTCTGGTCTGTTCAAATCGTTTTCGTGTTGCAACTCGAGTAGTGTCCGAAAACGCGCGTTAGATTGCCTGAAACTCCGTTCTATTGCCTGATACGCCATAGATAACAAATAGCCGCTGTCGTGGTGTGAGCGTATGGGTGAAACATGGACGATCTGACCGGGTTCCAACGGGACCTCCTGTACGTCATTGCAGGAGCGGACCAGCCGTCCGGCCAAGATGTAAAGGACGAGATCGAGACATACTACAGCGCCGAGATCAACCACGGGCGGCTGTATCCCAATCTCGACACGCTCGTGAATAAAGAGCTCGTCGAGAAAGGAGAACTCGATCGACGAACAAACTACTACGCGATCAGTGACGAGGGTCGACAACGAATCGAAGACCGACGAGAGTGGGAACGCCAGTACGTCGATGTTTGAGGGTGCGGTGAGTTGAGGGCCTGCGGGCCTGCATGCTTGCGGACTCCACCCAGACCAGGAGACCGACGCGGACGACCGCGGTAAGCCAGTGTCAGTGCCCGCAACCGAGCGACGATTACACTGATATCCTGCGTCAGCAGCCGACTCAAGACCGTGGGCGTCGCGCTAGTCTCGACTCTACGGTTCGTTCGTCGGTACCGTCGCTCCGATTAGCGACACTGCTGGATTATAGCGACCGGGAATTTCCGCTGATCTGGGTAGTCTCTGCCCATATCATGGCAATCTGTTGCCGTCGTTTCCGGCTTTTTCAACAGTGGCCCGTACTCGAAGTACCGAGGTCTTGGGTAGTTGCGTCAGATCCACGTCTCCGGCCTTTCACCTTCTGTCCTCTTCTGCTTCCTGTCGGTGCGAGCGATACCGTTTCCCATGCAATGCCACTGTCGGTACCGTACCGGGTATAAGATCTGGCGCTGGTGGTTCGACAGTGGGGTTATCTGGAGATGTCGGAGGTTACGGTGGCTGTGTGCGGTTGGCCAGAGCTGTGGCTGTGGCTGTAGTTGTAGTTGTGGCTGTGGGTGTCGCCGTAGCTTTTGAACTGACCTGTCGTGTGGAGATCGCGTAGTGTCCGGGCGGCCGGTAGGTGGTGGCGGTGGTAAACTGTTGCCGACCCGGACAGTTTCCTCTTCCGTGT
The DNA window shown above is from Natrialba magadii ATCC 43099 and carries:
- a CDS encoding PadR family transcriptional regulator encodes the protein MDDLTGFQRDLLYVIAGADQPSGQDVKDEIETYYSAEINHGRLYPNLDTLVNKELVEKGELDRRTNYYAISDEGRQRIEDRREWERQYVDV